A stretch of Cicer arietinum cultivar CDC Frontier isolate Library 1 chromosome 5, Cicar.CDCFrontier_v2.0, whole genome shotgun sequence DNA encodes these proteins:
- the LOC101507819 gene encoding uncharacterized protein encodes MECELTQDTKDGSELDMSTEMNALWKRFRSLDVIGKRVLKSKVRELAFPSTSSICPPPEKVKTKGRVKKSKGMKPDGYDPYIDDIFDVAADGNCGFRAIALLLGFGEECSSLVRKRLDQEIVSHITPYDRLFIGRIKEVRDSLMISGLGVQPMDKWLSIPDMGYVIATTYNIILVTFGLTFSMTFFPMRGSHSGSTKNDRICCIGFVNENHWVPLRMKDGFPMPDIAPGWKQYRTNEATSWAIAYTGRLQHWGYLLGRLSRVTQNPPTEPVDAMSLDEP; translated from the exons atggaaTGTGAACTCACTCAAGACACAAAAGATGGATCAGAGTTGGATATGTCTACTGAGATGAATGCCTTATGGAAACGCTTTCGATCACTTGATGTTATTGGGAAACGAGTGTTGAAGAGTAAAGTGCGTGAACTTGCTTTTCCAAGTACAAGTTCAATATGTCCACCACCTGAAAAAGTCAAAACCAAAGGAAGAGTGAAGAAGAGTAAGGGTATGAAGCCAGatggatatgat CcatacattgatgacatatttgacGTGGCAGCGGATGGAAATTGTGGTTTTCGCGCTATTGCATTATTGCTTGGTTTTGGTGAAGAGTGTTCGTCTTTGGTCCGCAAGAGATTGGATCAAGAGATTGTTTCTCACATAACTCCATATGATAGATTGTTCATAGGACGCATTAAAGAAGTAAGAGATTCGTTGATGATATCCGGCTTAGGTGTTCAACCCATGGATAAATGGTTGTCCATacctgatatgggttacgtgatagcgacaacatataatattattcttgtcaCGTTCGGTCTGACATTTTCAATGACTTTCTTTCCTATGAGGGGTTCACATTCCggatcgacaaaaaatgatcgcatttgttgtattggttttgttaatgAAAATCACTGGGTTCcg ttAAGGATGAAAGATGGATTTCCAATGCCAGACATTGCACCAGGTTGGAAGCAATATCGTACCAATGAAGCAACTTCTTGGGCAATAGCATACACAGGCCGTCTACAACACTGGGGGTATTTATTAGGCCGGTTGTCACGTGTTACCCAAAATCCACCTACGGAACCCGTAGATGCAATGTCTTTAGATGAaccttaa
- the LOC101508461 gene encoding bidirectional sugar transporter SWEET2-like, with the protein MRRRMAACSVTERRVGKDATGIAGTYSFSMCHGYFYHMDAAGIADTFSFPNVRMFGLLLAVLGICGIILVGSLKITYSSMRRMFVGFLSCASLISMFASPLFIIKLVIRTKSLEFMPFCLSLSTFLISASFLLYGLLSDDAFFYVPNEIGTVLAIIQLVLCLISSNESRDTLIMSCG; encoded by the exons ATGCG GAGGAGAATGGCCGCATGTAGTGTTACTGAACGACGAG TTGGCAAGGATGCAACTGGTATTGCTGGTACTTATTCTTTCTCTATGTGTCATGGATATTTTTATCACATGGATGCAGCTGGTATTGCTGATACTTTTTCTTTCCCCAAT GTGAGAATGTTTGGATTATTGCTGGCAGTTTTGGGAATATGTGGGATCATACTAGTTGGGAGTTTGAAAATAACCTATAGTTCCATGCGCCGAATGTTTGTTGGATTCTTGAGTTGTGCTTCTCTGATTTCAATGTTTGCCTCTCCATTGTTTATAATC AAATTGGTCATTCGCACGAAGAGTCTCGAGTTTATGCCATTTTGTCTTTCGCTTTCCACATTCCTAATAAGCGCCTCATTCCTTCTTTATGGGTTGCTCAGTGATGATGCTTTCTTTTAT GTACCAAATGAGATAGGTACTGTTTTGGCAATCATACAATTGGTATTGTGTTTGATATCTAGTAATGAATCTAGAGACACCTTGATAATGTCATGTGGATAA